Proteins encoded together in one Bacteroides zoogleoformans window:
- a CDS encoding acyltransferase family protein, with the protein MNSPKINKRILALDILRGVTIAGMIMVNNPGSWTHIYAPLRHAEWNGLTPTDLVFPFFMFIMGISTYISLKKYDFTFSHAAALKILKRTVLIFLIGMAIGWFSRFCYYWASAPDDLSFGENLWASVWTFDRMRILGVMQRLALCYGATSIIALTMKHKHIPYLIFSLLAGYFILLMCGNGFAYNETNILSVVDRAILTPAHMYKDNGIDPEGLLSTIPSIAHVLLGFCVGRLMLDGNKSADRESFLNAQLITLFLTGVILTFAGFLLSYGCPINKKIWSPTYVLATCGLASSFLALLIWIIDVKGARRWSMFFEAFGVNPLFMYVLGGVLGILFGSIRFPWADGSISIHGFLYKIVFMPVFGETGGSLAYALLFIAINWCIGYQLYKRKIYIKI; encoded by the coding sequence ATGAATAGTCCGAAGATAAACAAACGCATCCTTGCACTCGACATTCTCCGCGGCGTCACCATTGCAGGCATGATTATGGTGAACAATCCCGGAAGTTGGACGCACATCTATGCCCCCCTCCGCCATGCCGAATGGAACGGTCTCACACCCACCGACCTTGTCTTTCCTTTCTTCATGTTCATCATGGGCATCTCTACGTATATCTCGTTGAAGAAATACGATTTTACTTTCAGCCATGCCGCCGCACTAAAGATACTGAAGCGCACCGTCCTCATCTTTCTCATCGGCATGGCCATCGGCTGGTTCTCCCGTTTCTGCTACTACTGGGCCTCCGCTCCGGATGACTTGAGCTTCGGCGAGAACTTGTGGGCTTCGGTCTGGACTTTCGACCGTATGCGCATCTTGGGCGTCATGCAGCGACTGGCCCTGTGCTACGGGGCAACCTCCATCATTGCACTGACCATGAAGCACAAGCACATCCCCTACCTCATCTTCAGCCTGCTGGCAGGCTATTTCATCCTGCTGATGTGCGGCAACGGCTTTGCCTATAACGAAACGAACATCCTTTCCGTTGTAGACCGTGCCATCCTGACCCCTGCACACATGTACAAGGACAACGGCATCGACCCTGAAGGCTTATTGAGTACCATTCCCTCCATTGCCCACGTATTGCTTGGCTTCTGCGTGGGACGGCTGATGCTCGACGGCAACAAGTCGGCCGACCGCGAAAGCTTCCTGAACGCACAGCTCATCACACTGTTTCTGACAGGTGTCATCCTTACTTTTGCCGGCTTCCTGCTGAGCTACGGATGCCCCATCAACAAGAAGATATGGTCGCCCACCTATGTGCTCGCTACCTGCGGACTGGCATCGAGCTTCCTGGCATTGCTCATCTGGATTATCGACGTGAAAGGCGCCAGACGGTGGAGCATGTTCTTCGAAGCCTTCGGTGTGAACCCTCTGTTCATGTATGTGCTGGGCGGTGTACTCGGCATCCTGTTCGGCAGCATCCGTTTTCCGTGGGCCGACGGCAGCATCAGCATACATGGATTCCTGTACAAGATAGTGTTCATGCCCGTCTTCGGTGAAACCGGAGGCTCGCTGGCCTATGCCCTTCTGTTCATCGCAATCAACTGGTGCATAGGCTATCAGCTATACAAACGAAAAATATACATCAAGATATAA
- a CDS encoding BadF/BadG/BcrA/BcrD ATPase family protein, which produces MILIADSGSTKTDWCVVENGELLQQIFTKGTNPFFQSEEEISNEIRTALLPQLKSDKPDAVYFYGAGCGFPDKIATMHRAITQHLKVKGVIEVSTDMLAAARGLCGHKSGIACIIGTGSNSCYYNGQDIVANVSPLGFILGDEGSGACLGKLLVGDLLKNQMTPGLKEKFLEQFGLTPADIIDRVYRQPFPNRFLASLSPFLAQNMDEPCVHNLVLNSFKAFLKRNVMQYDGYRHEKVHFIGSVAFHYKEVLIKAAYETGIQVGNIIKSPMEGLIKYHSGK; this is translated from the coding sequence ATGATTCTAATAGCAGACAGCGGCTCTACAAAAACCGATTGGTGCGTTGTAGAGAATGGAGAACTCCTCCAGCAGATATTTACGAAAGGGACGAACCCTTTCTTCCAGTCGGAAGAAGAAATCAGCAACGAGATAAGAACAGCACTATTGCCTCAGCTGAAGTCCGACAAACCGGATGCCGTCTATTTCTATGGTGCCGGATGTGGCTTTCCCGACAAGATTGCCACGATGCACCGTGCCATCACCCAGCACCTCAAGGTGAAAGGCGTCATAGAAGTCAGCACCGACATGCTGGCCGCCGCGCGCGGGCTTTGCGGGCATAAGTCCGGCATTGCCTGCATCATAGGCACCGGCTCCAACTCATGCTACTACAACGGGCAAGACATCGTAGCCAACGTATCGCCTTTGGGCTTCATCTTGGGCGATGAAGGTAGCGGTGCCTGCTTGGGCAAACTCTTAGTAGGCGATCTCCTGAAAAACCAAATGACACCCGGGCTGAAAGAGAAGTTCCTCGAGCAGTTCGGCCTGACACCTGCCGATATCATCGACCGTGTGTACCGCCAACCGTTCCCAAACCGTTTTCTGGCAAGCCTGTCGCCGTTCCTTGCACAGAACATGGACGAACCTTGCGTGCACAACCTGGTATTAAACAGCTTCAAGGCATTCCTCAAACGCAATGTCATGCAATACGACGGCTATCGACACGAAAAAGTGCATTTCATCGGTTCGGTGGCTTTCCACTACAAGGAGGTGCTGATAAAAGCCGCCTATGAAACGGGCATCCAAGTGGGAAACATCATCAAAAGCCCGATGGAGGGATTAATCAAATATCACAGCGGGAAATGA
- the murQ gene encoding N-acetylmuramic acid 6-phosphate etherase, whose protein sequence is MFVKISEQPSLYNDLEKKSVREILEDINTEDQKVALAVQKAIPQIEKLVNLIVPRMKQGGRIFYMGAGTSGRLGVLDASEIPPTFGMPPTLVIGLIAGGDTALRNPVENAEDDMHRGWEELTERNITDKDTVIGIAASGTTPYVIGAMHEAREHGILTGCITSNPDSPMAAEADVPIEMIVGPEYVTGSSRMKSGTGQKMILNMITTSVMIQLGRVKDNKMVNMQLSNKKLVDRGTRMLVDELGLDYGKAKALLLMHGSVKKAVDAYRNL, encoded by the coding sequence ATGTTCGTAAAAATCTCAGAGCAACCCTCGCTCTACAACGATCTGGAAAAGAAGTCTGTCCGTGAAATCCTGGAAGACATCAATACGGAAGACCAAAAAGTGGCGCTTGCTGTGCAAAAGGCCATTCCGCAAATAGAGAAATTAGTGAACCTGATTGTGCCGCGCATGAAGCAAGGCGGGCGCATCTTCTACATGGGTGCCGGCACCAGCGGACGCCTCGGAGTGCTTGACGCCTCGGAGATACCTCCCACATTCGGCATGCCTCCCACACTGGTCATCGGACTGATTGCCGGCGGAGACACCGCATTGCGCAATCCGGTGGAAAACGCCGAAGATGACATGCACCGCGGATGGGAGGAACTGACGGAACGAAACATTACGGACAAGGATACCGTCATCGGCATTGCCGCATCGGGCACCACTCCGTACGTGATTGGCGCCATGCACGAAGCACGCGAACACGGCATCCTGACCGGGTGCATCACCAGCAACCCCGACTCGCCCATGGCTGCGGAAGCCGACGTACCCATCGAAATGATTGTAGGCCCGGAATACGTGACGGGAAGCTCGCGCATGAAGTCGGGCACCGGACAGAAGATGATTCTGAACATGATTACCACCTCCGTCATGATACAGTTGGGACGCGTCAAGGACAACAAGATGGTGAACATGCAACTCAGCAACAAGAAATTAGTGGACCGCGGCACACGCATGCTGGTAGACGAGCTGGGGCTGGATTATGGCAAGGCCAAGGCACTGCTGCTGATGCACGGCTCGGTGAAGAAGGCGGTGGATGCCTACAGAAACCTCTAA
- a CDS encoding serine hydrolase: MGEGILFLLVLLFFVQAAFAQPLQRIAPEQAGMDSRRLMYADEAIETAIANREIPGAVLAVVRGGKMAYLKAYGNKRVYPDTEPMTTNTIFDMASCSKAMSTAVCAMILAERGKIRMLDPVSLYIPGFKNWESEDGKEKKVIRISDLMTHTSGLPPYAPVAELEKQYGSPNPEGLIAYIATCKRDFKPQTDFQYSCLNFITLQHIIETVSGESLRDFARTNVFDVLGMNRTDYLPCQRGKDGQWTNTACSPLTATPYALSDLAPTEKQADGQVLCGQVHDPLARVMNGGVSGNAGLFSCAEDIAVLCAALQNGGEWNGRRILSPLGVKAMRSVPRAVAAFGRTLGWDIFSPYASNSGDLFGPNTYGHTGYTGTSIVIDPDNDTSVILLINAVHPADSHNTVRLRSLVANAVAASICPPARTYTAHYYKRFLQFMDEPAITDKDIVMLGNSLTENGGDWSARLGKKNVRNRGIIGDEVMGIYDRLHQILPGHPQKLFLLTGVNDVSHDLTTDSIVAMMRTTIDRIQCESPDTKLYLQSLLPINESFGRYKRLTGKTDMIPEINARLEALAKEKKIVFIDLFPLFTEKGTNVLRGNLTNDGLHLNEEGYEIWVKAIRKKV; encoded by the coding sequence ATGGGGGAGGGGATTCTCTTTCTTCTTGTTCTTCTCTTCTTCGTGCAGGCAGCCTTCGCTCAACCCTTGCAGCGCATTGCCCCCGAACAGGCGGGCATGGACTCGCGCAGGTTGATGTACGCCGACGAAGCCATTGAAACAGCCATTGCCAACCGTGAGATTCCCGGCGCCGTGCTTGCCGTGGTGCGGGGCGGAAAGATGGCCTACCTGAAAGCATACGGCAACAAGCGCGTCTATCCAGACACGGAGCCGATGACCACAAACACCATCTTCGACATGGCTTCGTGCAGCAAGGCCATGTCCACCGCCGTTTGCGCCATGATATTGGCCGAACGGGGCAAGATACGCATGCTCGACCCCGTCAGCCTCTACATACCCGGCTTCAAGAACTGGGAGAGCGAAGACGGCAAAGAAAAGAAAGTCATCCGCATCTCCGATTTGATGACGCACACCTCCGGACTGCCTCCCTATGCGCCCGTGGCCGAGTTGGAGAAACAATACGGCTCGCCCAATCCTGAGGGCCTGATAGCGTATATCGCCACCTGCAAGCGCGACTTCAAGCCGCAAACCGACTTTCAGTACAGTTGCCTCAACTTCATCACCTTGCAGCACATCATCGAAACCGTGAGCGGAGAAAGCCTGCGCGACTTTGCCCGCACGAACGTATTCGATGTGCTGGGCATGAACCGCACCGACTATCTGCCCTGCCAACGAGGTAAAGACGGACAATGGACGAATACCGCCTGCTCCCCGCTGACCGCTACCCCCTATGCACTAAGCGACCTTGCCCCCACCGAGAAGCAAGCGGACGGGCAAGTGCTCTGCGGACAGGTGCACGACCCCTTGGCACGTGTCATGAACGGAGGCGTCAGCGGCAATGCGGGTCTGTTCTCCTGCGCGGAAGATATCGCCGTGCTCTGTGCCGCCTTGCAGAACGGGGGAGAATGGAACGGACGCCGCATCCTCAGTCCGCTGGGCGTGAAGGCCATGCGCAGTGTTCCGCGGGCCGTCGCCGCTTTCGGGCGCACCCTCGGTTGGGACATCTTCAGCCCCTACGCCTCGAACAGCGGAGACCTCTTCGGCCCCAATACATACGGACATACCGGCTACACGGGCACTTCCATCGTCATCGACCCGGACAATGACACATCCGTAATACTGCTCATCAATGCCGTACACCCCGCAGACAGTCACAACACCGTGCGCCTGCGCTCGCTGGTTGCCAACGCCGTAGCGGCTTCCATCTGCCCCCCCGCACGCACCTATACGGCCCATTACTACAAACGTTTCCTGCAATTCATGGACGAACCCGCCATCACCGACAAAGACATCGTGATGCTGGGCAACAGCCTGACCGAGAACGGAGGCGACTGGTCTGCCCGCCTCGGGAAGAAAAACGTGCGCAATCGCGGCATCATCGGCGACGAAGTGATGGGCATTTACGACCGTCTGCACCAGATTCTTCCCGGACATCCGCAGAAGCTGTTCCTGCTGACCGGCGTCAACGACGTATCCCACGACCTCACGACGGACAGCATCGTGGCCATGATGCGCACAACCATAGACCGCATTCAATGCGAATCGCCCGACACCAAGCTGTACCTGCAAAGCCTGCTCCCCATCAACGAGAGCTTCGGCCGCTACAAAAGGCTGACCGGAAAGACGGATATGATTCCCGAAATCAACGCCCGCCTCGAAGCACTGGCCAAGGAAAAAAAGATTGTTTTCATCGACCTCTTCCCCTTGTTCACCGAGAAAGGCACGAACGTGCTGCGCGGCAACCTGACCAACGACGGCCTGCACCTGAATGAGGAAGGGTATGAGATTTGGGTAAAGGCCATCCGAAAGAAAGTGTAA
- a CDS encoding FKBP-type peptidyl-prolyl cis-trans isomerase, whose amino-acid sequence MKRSSLLFLPLLWLLAGVFVSCEESEEAGKYGNWQERNKAFADSIKTLTGESYVFTAETADAMELGKLYAIQTTAGTSDGAQYVYCKKLVKNDTGERPLYAGYHSKVNTFYYGTYINGDKFDGNFSGYGAQDRAIPVPPVKGPTDFDAYTAFEVSKVVPGWTAALQFMRTGERWMLYIPWQSGYGTSNYTSQGSTKTVPGYSVLTFDVQLVSFAE is encoded by the coding sequence ATGAAAAGATCATCCCTTTTGTTTTTACCTCTCTTATGGCTGCTGGCAGGCGTTTTTGTCTCTTGCGAGGAAAGTGAAGAGGCGGGAAAGTATGGTAACTGGCAAGAGCGCAACAAAGCGTTCGCCGACTCGATAAAGACGTTGACCGGCGAAAGCTATGTGTTTACGGCAGAGACTGCCGATGCCATGGAGCTTGGAAAGCTGTATGCCATACAGACCACGGCCGGCACCTCCGACGGCGCTCAGTATGTATATTGCAAAAAGCTCGTAAAGAACGATACGGGCGAGCGTCCGCTGTATGCAGGTTATCACTCCAAAGTGAATACTTTCTATTATGGCACTTACATAAATGGCGACAAGTTCGACGGGAATTTCAGCGGTTATGGCGCGCAAGACCGTGCGATACCTGTTCCGCCGGTGAAGGGCCCGACAGATTTTGATGCCTATACCGCTTTCGAAGTCTCAAAAGTGGTTCCAGGCTGGACGGCGGCTTTGCAGTTCATGCGAACGGGTGAGCGCTGGATGCTGTATATCCCGTGGCAAAGCGGATACGGAACGAGCAATTATACTTCCCAAGGTTCTACGAAGACTGTTCCGGGCTATTCGGTGCTGACATTCGACGTGCAGTTGGTCAGCTTTGCCGAGTAA
- a CDS encoding glycine--tRNA ligase, with protein MAQEDVFKKLVSHCKEYGFVFPSSEIYDGLGAVYDYGQMGVELKNNIKQYWWQSMVLLHENIVGIDSAIFMHPTIWKASGHVDAFNDPLIDNRDSKKRYRADVLIEDQLAKYDDKINKEVAKAAKRFGEAFDEEQFRTTNGRVLEHQAKRDALHERFAKALNDTNLEELRQIILDEEIVCPISGTKNWTEVRQFNLMFATEMGSTADGAMKIYLRPETAQGIFVNYLNVQKTGRMKIPFGIAQIGKAFRNEIVARQFIFRMREFEQMEMQFFVKPGTELEWFKTWKETRLKWHKALGFGDDHYRYHDHEKLAHYANAATDIEFLMPFGFKEVEGIHSRTNFDLSQHEKFSGKNIKYFDPETNESYTPYVIETSIGVDRMFLSIMSASYCEESLENGETRVVLKLPAALAPVKLAVMPLVKKDGLPEKAREIIDSLKFHFHCQYDEKDSIGKRYRRQDAIGTPFCVTVDHQTLEDNCVTLRNRDTMQQERVSIAELNNIIEDRVSITSLLKTLQ; from the coding sequence ATGGCACAAGAAGACGTTTTTAAGAAACTGGTATCGCACTGCAAGGAATATGGCTTTGTGTTCCCTTCCAGCGAGATTTATGATGGACTGGGAGCCGTGTACGACTACGGCCAGATGGGTGTGGAACTGAAAAACAACATCAAACAATACTGGTGGCAGAGCATGGTGCTGCTGCACGAAAACATCGTCGGCATAGACTCGGCCATCTTCATGCACCCCACCATCTGGAAGGCCAGCGGACATGTGGATGCGTTCAACGACCCTTTGATCGACAACCGTGATTCCAAGAAACGCTATCGTGCCGACGTACTGATAGAAGACCAGCTTGCCAAGTACGACGACAAGATAAACAAGGAGGTGGCAAAGGCCGCCAAACGTTTCGGCGAGGCTTTCGACGAGGAACAGTTCCGCACAACCAACGGCCGCGTGCTGGAGCATCAGGCTAAGCGCGACGCTTTGCACGAACGTTTTGCAAAGGCATTGAACGATACCAATCTCGAGGAACTCCGCCAGATTATCCTCGATGAAGAAATCGTATGCCCCATCAGTGGCACGAAGAACTGGACGGAAGTGCGCCAGTTCAACCTGATGTTTGCTACCGAGATGGGCTCAACCGCCGACGGCGCCATGAAGATATACCTCCGTCCCGAAACGGCGCAAGGCATCTTCGTGAACTATCTGAACGTGCAGAAGACCGGACGCATGAAGATTCCTTTCGGCATCGCGCAGATAGGCAAGGCTTTCCGTAACGAAATCGTGGCCCGCCAATTCATCTTCCGCATGCGCGAGTTCGAGCAGATGGAGATGCAGTTCTTCGTGAAGCCGGGCACCGAACTGGAATGGTTCAAGACATGGAAGGAAACCCGCCTGAAGTGGCACAAGGCGCTGGGCTTCGGCGACGACCACTACCGCTACCACGACCACGAGAAGCTGGCCCACTACGCCAATGCCGCCACCGACATCGAGTTCCTGATGCCTTTCGGCTTCAAAGAAGTGGAAGGCATCCACAGCCGCACCAACTTCGACCTCTCGCAGCACGAGAAATTCTCCGGCAAGAACATCAAGTACTTCGACCCCGAGACAAACGAAAGCTATACGCCGTATGTCATCGAGACTTCCATCGGTGTAGACCGCATGTTCCTCAGCATCATGTCGGCTTCTTACTGTGAGGAGAGCTTGGAGAACGGTGAAACTCGCGTTGTCCTGAAGCTGCCCGCTGCTCTGGCTCCGGTGAAGCTGGCCGTGATGCCGCTGGTGAAGAAAGACGGACTGCCCGAAAAGGCACGCGAAATCATCGACAGCCTGAAGTTCCACTTCCACTGCCAATACGACGAGAAAGACAGCATCGGCAAACGCTACCGCCGTCAGGATGCCATCGGCACTCCGTTCTGTGTGACCGTAGACCACCAGACGTTGGAGGACAACTGCGTGACGCTGCGCAACCGCGACACCATGCAGCAGGAACGCGTGTCCATCGCCGAGCTGAACAACATCATTGAGGATCGCGTAAGCATCACTTCGTTGCTGAAGACGTTGCAATAA
- a CDS encoding DNA gyrase/topoisomerase IV subunit A, which produces MSEDIEAPKDDFDKELPAGKEEHSDYKPADTKDANVKHQLSGMYQNWFLDYASYVILERAVPHIMDGLKPVQRRILHSMRRMEDGRYNKVANIVGHTMQFHPHGDASIGDALVQLGQKDLLVDCQGNWGNILTGDSAAAPRYIEARLSKFALDVVFNPKTTEWKLSYDGRNKEPVTLPVKFPLLLAQGVEGIAVGLSSKILPHNFNELCEASIKYLHNEAFKLYPDFQTGGSIDVSKYNDGERGGVVRVRSKIEKIDNKTLAIKEIPYGKTVAGICDSIVKASEKGKIKIRKVEDLTSGNVEILVHLAPGVSSDKTIDALYAFTDCEVSISPNCCVIDEQKPHFLTVSDVLRKSADNTLALLRRELEIRKDEILESLHFASLEKVFIEERIYKDKEFEQAKNMDTACEHIDDRLTPYYPTFIREVTKDDILRLMEIKMARILKFNSDKAEELIARMKADVEEIDRHLANIVEYTVDWFRMLQEKYGKGFARRTELRNFDIIEASKVIEANEKLYIDREEGFIGTGLKKDEYLANCSPIDDVIIFFRDGKYLITPVAEKKFVGKNILYANVFKKNDKRTIYNVCYRDGKEGTTYIKRFAVTGVVRDREYDVTQGTPDSRITYFSANPNGEAEIIKVTLKPNPRIRRIIFEEDFSTINIKGRQAMGNILTRNPVHKIALKQRGGSTLGGRKVWFDQDVLRLNYDGRGEYLGEFQSDDAILVVQNNGDFCVTNFDLNNHYDDNIRVLEKYDPNKVWTAVLYDADQQNYPYIKRFCFEASPRKQNYLGENRNNSLILLTDEYYPRLEVIFGGHDNFREPLIVEADDFIAVKGFKAKGKRLTTFTIDTINELEPTRRPVPPQQSESREEEGEPEILDPDHGKSEGDILDEMTGQMKLF; this is translated from the coding sequence ATGAGCGAAGATATCGAAGCACCGAAAGACGATTTTGACAAGGAACTGCCGGCCGGAAAAGAAGAACACTCTGACTATAAACCCGCCGACACGAAAGACGCCAACGTGAAACACCAACTGAGCGGCATGTACCAGAACTGGTTTCTGGACTATGCCTCGTATGTGATACTGGAACGTGCCGTACCCCACATCATGGACGGGCTGAAGCCTGTGCAGCGACGCATCCTGCACTCCATGCGCCGCATGGAAGACGGACGCTACAACAAGGTAGCGAACATCGTGGGGCATACCATGCAGTTTCACCCGCACGGCGACGCTTCCATCGGCGACGCCTTGGTGCAACTGGGGCAGAAAGACCTGCTTGTGGACTGTCAGGGAAACTGGGGAAACATCCTCACGGGCGATAGCGCCGCCGCACCGCGATACATCGAGGCACGCCTCTCGAAGTTTGCGCTGGACGTGGTGTTCAACCCTAAAACCACCGAATGGAAACTCTCTTACGACGGACGAAACAAAGAACCGGTGACGCTGCCCGTGAAATTCCCCTTGCTGCTGGCACAGGGCGTGGAGGGCATCGCCGTAGGTTTGTCGTCCAAAATACTGCCGCACAATTTCAACGAGCTGTGCGAGGCTTCCATCAAATACCTGCACAACGAAGCGTTCAAACTCTATCCCGACTTTCAGACGGGAGGCTCTATCGACGTCTCCAAATACAACGACGGAGAGCGGGGAGGCGTAGTGCGCGTACGCTCTAAAATAGAAAAGATAGACAACAAGACGCTTGCCATCAAGGAGATACCCTACGGGAAAACGGTGGCCGGGATTTGCGACTCCATCGTGAAAGCCAGCGAGAAGGGGAAAATAAAAATCCGCAAGGTGGAAGACCTCACATCGGGCAATGTGGAGATTCTGGTGCATCTGGCGCCGGGCGTATCGTCCGACAAGACCATCGACGCGCTCTACGCCTTCACCGACTGCGAAGTGAGCATCTCGCCCAACTGCTGCGTCATCGACGAGCAGAAGCCGCACTTCCTCACCGTGAGCGACGTGCTGCGCAAGTCGGCCGACAACACACTGGCACTGTTGCGCCGTGAACTGGAGATACGCAAGGATGAGATTTTGGAAAGCCTGCACTTCGCCTCGCTCGAAAAGGTCTTCATCGAAGAACGTATCTACAAGGACAAAGAGTTTGAACAGGCCAAGAACATGGACACCGCCTGCGAACATATTGACGACCGGCTGACACCTTACTATCCCACCTTCATCCGCGAAGTGACCAAAGACGACATCCTTCGCCTGATGGAAATCAAGATGGCACGCATCCTCAAGTTCAACTCAGACAAAGCGGAAGAGCTGATTGCCCGCATGAAGGCGGACGTCGAAGAAATAGACCGCCACTTGGCAAACATCGTGGAATATACCGTGGACTGGTTCCGCATGCTGCAAGAGAAGTACGGCAAAGGCTTCGCCCGTCGCACGGAACTGCGCAACTTCGATATCATCGAGGCAAGCAAAGTCATCGAGGCCAACGAGAAACTATACATCGACCGCGAAGAGGGATTCATCGGCACGGGCCTGAAGAAGGACGAGTATCTGGCCAACTGTTCACCCATCGACGATGTCATCATCTTCTTCCGCGACGGGAAGTACCTCATCACGCCCGTGGCAGAGAAGAAATTCGTGGGCAAGAACATCCTCTACGCCAACGTCTTCAAGAAGAACGACAAGCGCACCATCTACAACGTGTGCTACCGCGACGGCAAGGAGGGAACCACCTACATCAAGCGCTTTGCCGTCACCGGCGTGGTGCGCGACCGCGAATATGACGTGACGCAAGGCACGCCCGATTCTCGCATTACTTACTTCAGTGCTAACCCCAACGGCGAAGCGGAAATCATCAAAGTGACACTGAAGCCTAACCCGCGCATTCGCCGCATCATCTTTGAAGAGGACTTCAGCACCATCAACATCAAAGGACGTCAAGCCATGGGGAACATCCTGACGCGCAACCCGGTGCACAAAATAGCCTTGAAACAACGCGGAGGTTCTACACTGGGCGGGCGGAAGGTGTGGTTCGACCAAGATGTGCTGCGCCTTAACTACGACGGACGCGGCGAGTATCTCGGAGAGTTCCAGAGCGATGATGCCATCCTCGTGGTACAAAACAACGGCGACTTCTGTGTCACCAACTTCGACCTGAACAACCACTACGACGACAACATACGCGTGCTGGAGAAGTACGACCCGAACAAAGTATGGACAGCCGTGCTCTACGATGCCGACCAGCAGAACTATCCCTACATCAAGCGTTTCTGCTTCGAAGCCTCCCCGCGCAAGCAGAATTATCTGGGCGAGAACAGGAACAACAGCCTCATCTTGCTTACGGACGAGTACTATCCGCGCTTAGAGGTCATCTTCGGCGGGCACGACAACTTCCGCGAGCCGCTGATAGTGGAAGCCGATGACTTTATCGCGGTGAAAGGCTTCAAAGCCAAAGGAAAACGATTGACTACCTTCACCATCGACACCATCAACGAACTGGAACCTACTCGTCGCCCCGTACCACCGCAACAGTCGGAAAGCCGCGAAGAGGAAGGTGAACCGGAGATTCTGGACCCCGACCACGGAAAGAGCGAAGGAGACATATTGGATGAGATGACGGGACAGATGAAGCTGTTTTAG
- a CDS encoding DUF3316 domain-containing protein: protein MRLYGIIIFAGLLSNCCTLQAQYTDIEHVRKLQADSIARNRIITRATMYGIGTTNVFDTYLSPQEYRGIDFRVSRESMRMTRLMNGNISQQTFFQADLGYTRNKADNNNTLSALANWNYGLHYNFPVTNNFKLLAGGIADLNGGFVYNLRNGNNPAQARAYINLAVSGMAVWKLRMANRPLTLRYQINLPLAGVMFMPNYGQSYYEIFTLGHWDGVVNFTSLHNQPSMRQMLTADFTVGRISLRLAYLWDAQQSNVNGIKTHTYSHVFMAGFVKKLYLFSNKGR from the coding sequence ATGAGATTATACGGAATAATCATCTTTGCCGGATTGCTTTCGAACTGTTGCACCTTGCAAGCTCAATATACCGACATTGAACATGTCCGGAAGCTGCAAGCTGACTCAATCGCCCGTAACCGTATCATCACTCGCGCCACAATGTACGGCATCGGCACCACCAATGTGTTCGATACTTATCTGTCTCCGCAGGAATACAGAGGCATCGACTTCCGCGTCTCCCGCGAAAGTATGCGGATGACACGGCTGATGAACGGCAACATCTCGCAACAGACCTTCTTTCAGGCCGACTTGGGATATACGCGCAACAAGGCGGACAACAACAATACTCTCTCCGCACTGGCCAACTGGAACTACGGCCTGCACTACAACTTCCCCGTCACAAACAACTTCAAGTTGCTGGCCGGAGGCATAGCCGACCTCAACGGGGGCTTTGTCTACAACCTGCGCAACGGCAACAACCCCGCTCAAGCACGGGCCTACATCAACCTTGCCGTATCGGGCATGGCTGTCTGGAAATTGCGCATGGCAAACCGTCCCCTCACGCTACGCTATCAGATAAACCTTCCGTTGGCAGGCGTGATGTTCATGCCCAACTACGGACAGTCATACTACGAGATATTCACGCTGGGACATTGGGACGGAGTGGTGAACTTCACTTCACTGCACAATCAGCCGTCCATGAGGCAGATGCTCACCGCCGACTTCACGGTAGGACGCATCAGCCTGCGCCTTGCCTACTTGTGGGATGCGCAACAGTCTAACGTCAACGGGATAAAGACGCACACCTACTCGCACGTATTCATGGCAGGGTTTGTGAAGAAGTTGTATTTATTCTCCAACAAAGGGAGATGA